A single region of the Ziziphus jujuba cultivar Dongzao chromosome 10, ASM3175591v1 genome encodes:
- the LOC107411274 gene encoding protein NRT1/ PTR FAMILY 2.6: MAAATSTELQLQSSDPASSRRGGWSTFPFIIGSLAGLTLAVSGWGTNLVVYLIEKFHVESIAATQIVNIVSGCTSLLPVIGAIIADSFGCFSVICISAFISLLGTILIALTSILKTLRPQLCESGSWFCSSPSKIQFAVLYSGVALGSIGLGGTRFTIAALGANQFDRVKEKEVFFNWFVVIMYASAVTGSTVIVYIEDNVSWTLAYGICVVANVISICIFLLGSRYYRLVNPRGSPFMSLARVVVAAIRKRNFKISSKAEDYYHGEDTPKEIVASTPIKSFEFLNRAALITEGDIRSDGSISKPWRLCSQQEVEDLKTLIRIFPILSSGIFLSTPIAVISSLTVLQALTVDRHFGPYFKIPAGSMIVFILTSTAVSVTLVDRFLYPIWQKLIGQPPTPLQRIGLGHVINALGMAIAAIVESKRLEVARSRHHMDQPGSTVPMLVLWFVPQLAVVGFGEAFHYPGQVTFYYQEFPKSLRSTATAMISMIMGIAYYLSTAIIDLIQRVTGWLPNDINNGRMDNVYWMLLVVAVLNFFYYLLCARFYKYQIP, translated from the exons ATGGCTGCAGCAACCTCAACTGAGTTGCAACTCCAAAGTTCTGATCCTGCTAGTAGTCGTCGCGGAGGCTGGTCGACGTTTCCCTTCATCATTG GGTCACTGGCAGGGTTGACACTTGCTGTGTCAGGATGGGGTACGAACTTGGTTGTATATTTGATCGAGAAGTTCCATGTAGAAAGCATAGCTGCTACGCAGATTGTGAACATCGTTAGCGGTTGCACAAGCCTTCTTCCAGTCATTGGAGCAATCATAGCAGACTCATTTGGTTGTTTCTCTGTCATCTGCATCTCTGCCTTCATTTCTTTGCTG GGAACAATTCTTATAGCTTTAACATCAATCTTGAAAACGTTAAGACCTCAACTGTGTGAAAGTGGATCGTGGTTTTGCTCGTCCCCATCGAAAATTCAGTTCGCAGTCTTATATTCAGGGGTGGCTTTGGGATCAATAGGGCTAGGAGGCACTCGCTTTACCATAGCAGCACTAGGAGCAAATCAGTTTGACAGAGTGAAGGAAAAGGAGGTTTTCTTCAATTGGTTTGTGGTCATAATGTATGCGTCAGCTGTAACAGGTTCCACAGTCATCGTGTACATTGAGGACAATGTGAGTTGGACATTGGCATATGGAATCTGTGTTGTAGCCAATGTTATCAGCATATGCATCTTCTTGCTTGGAAGTCGTTATTATCGCCTTGTTAATCCACGAGGGAGCCCGTTCATGAGCTTGGCTCGTGTTGTTGTTGCAGCCATTAGGAAgaggaatttcaaaatttcatccAAAGCAGAGGATTACTACCATGGAGAGGATACGCCAAAAGAAATAGTGGCTTCCACGCCTATAAAAAGCTTCGA GTTCTTGAATCGAGCAGCGTTGATAACTGAAGGAGACATAAGATCTGATGGCTCCATTTCGAAACCGTGGAGGTTGTGCTCACAACAAGAAGTTGAGGACCTGAAAACATTAATAAGAATCTTCCCAATTCTTTCCAGTGGGATTTTCTTATCCACCCCAATCGCTGTAATAAGTAGCTTAACGGTCCTCCAAGCTCTAACAGTGGATCGTCATTTCGGACCATACTTCAAAATCCCAGCAGGATCAATGATTGTCTTTATACTAACTTCCACAGCCGTATCCGTCACACTCGTAGATAGGTTCCTCTATCCCATTTGGCAGAAGCTTATTGGTCAACCTCCAACACCCCTCCAACGAATAGGACTTGGCCATGTAATCAATGCACTAGGCATGGCTATCGCTGCCATTGTAGAGTCAAAGCGGCTTGAAGTAGCTCGATCCCGTCATCATATGGACCAACCAGGCTCCACTGTCCCCATGTTGGTCTTGTGGTTTGTCCCACAATTGGCTGTGGTTGGATTTGGAGAAGCATTTCATTATCCAGGACAAGTGACATTTTATTACCAAGAGTTTCCAAAGTCTCTCAGGAGCACAGCTACTGCTATGATTTCCATGATTATGGGGATCGCATACTATTTAAGTACCGCAATTATCGATCTAATCCAGAGGGTTACAGGATGGTTACCAAATGATATAAACAATGGTAGAATGGATAATGTGTACTGGATGTTACTTGTGGTGGCCGTGCTCAACTTCTTTTACTATCTTTTATGTGCTAGATTTTATAAGTACCAGATACCGTAA